One window of the Leishmania infantum JPCM5 genome chromosome 28 genome contains the following:
- a CDS encoding ER lumen retaining receptor-like protein — MALVRVVGDMLHLSAILILLSKMLRQRSAAGISLKSMELFAIVFCTRYLDVLFSFIGIYNTTMKIFFIASTLHICYLMKFKSPWKATYDRENDTFRIRYLIVPCAVLSILFHGTPRHNIVIELCWTFSQYLEAVAILPQIFLLEYTERYDALTSHYLFCLGAYRVVYMIHWAIRYYIYHKVRWISVFSGFVQSLLYVDFFYHYVVQVVRKAKQRYELAK; from the coding sequence ATGGCGTTGGTTCGCGTAGTCGGTGATATGCTGCACCTCAGCGCTATCTTGATCCTCTTATCGAAGATGCTGCGTCAGCGCTcggccgccggcatctcACTCAAGTCGATGGAGTTGTTCGCCATTGTCTTCTGTACGCGCTACCTTGATGTGCTGTTTTCCTTCATTGGCATCTATAACACCACCATGAAGATCTTCTTCATCGCCTCAACGCTGCATATCTGCTATTTGATGAAGTTCAAGAGTCCGTGGAAGGCGACTTACGACCGCGAAAACGACACCTTCCGCATCCGCTACCTCATCGTTCCGTGCGCGGTGCTTTCCATCCTGTTTCATGGGACACCGCGGCACAACATCGTTATCGAGTTGTGTTGGACCTTCTCGCAGTATTTGGAGGCTGTTGCGATTCTGCCGCAGATCTTCTTGCTCGAGTACACTGAGCGGTACGATGCACTGACATCTCACTACCTCTTCTGCCTCGGCGCGTACCGCGTCGTGTACATGATCCATTGGGCGATTCGCTACTATATCTATCACAAAGTGCGCTGGATCTCGGTCTTCAGCGGGTTTGTGCAGTCGCTGCTCTACGTTGATTTCTTCTATCACTACGTGGTGCAGGTGGTACGGAAGGCAAAGCAGCGATACGAGCTGGCCAAGTAG